In one window of Henckelia pumila isolate YLH828 chromosome 1, ASM3356847v2, whole genome shotgun sequence DNA:
- the LOC140889635 gene encoding eukaryotic translation initiation factor isoform X1 — MSSDVPAEAVEKQPHKLERKWTFWYDNQSKPKQGAAWGSSLRKGYTFDTVEEFWCLYDQIFRPSKLPGNADFHLFRAGVEPKWEDPECASGGKWTVASNNAKRASLDDMWLETLMALIGEQFDDANEICGVVASVRQRQDKLSLWTKTAANEALQMGIGRKWKEIIDVTDKISYSFHVRLIAILISAKSRYNV; from the exons ATGTCTAGCGACGTGCCGGCGGAGGCGGTGGAGAAACAGCCGCACAAGCTGGAGAGGAAGTGGACGTTCTGGTACGACAATCAATCGAAGCCCAAACAGGGGGCGGCCTGGGGCTCTTCTCTTCGAAAAGGCTATACATTTGACACAGTCGAAGAATTCTGGTG TTTGTATGACCAGATATTTAGACCCAGCAAGTTGCCTGGGAATGCAGACTTTCACTTATTCAGAGCTGGAGTTGAGCCCAAATGGGAAGACCCTGAGTGTGCTAGTGGAGGCAAATGGACGGTCGCATCAAACAACGCCAAAAGGGCTAGTCTAGATGACATGTGGCTTGAAACt TTAATGGCTTTAATTGGAGAGCAATTTGATGATGCTAATGAGATCTGTGGAGTGGTCGCCAGTGTGCGCCAAAGGCAAGACAAGCTATCTTTGTGGACTAAGACTGCTGCCAATGAAGCACTTCAG ATGGGCATTGGAAGGAAGTGGAAGGAGATCATTGATGTCACAGATAAAATCTCTTACAGCTTCCATGTACGATTGATTGCCATTCTTAT ATCGGCCAAAAGTCGTTACAACGTGTGA
- the LOC140889635 gene encoding eukaryotic translation initiation factor isoform X2: MSSDVPAEAVEKQPHKLERKWTFWYDNQSKPKQGAAWGSSLRKGYTFDTVEEFWCLYDQIFRPSKLPGNADFHLFRAGVEPKWEDPECASGGKWTVASNNAKRASLDDMWLETLMALIGEQFDDANEICGVVASVRQRQDKLSLWTKTAANEALQMGIGRKWKEIIDVTDKISYSFHDDSKRERSAKSRYNV, translated from the exons ATGTCTAGCGACGTGCCGGCGGAGGCGGTGGAGAAACAGCCGCACAAGCTGGAGAGGAAGTGGACGTTCTGGTACGACAATCAATCGAAGCCCAAACAGGGGGCGGCCTGGGGCTCTTCTCTTCGAAAAGGCTATACATTTGACACAGTCGAAGAATTCTGGTG TTTGTATGACCAGATATTTAGACCCAGCAAGTTGCCTGGGAATGCAGACTTTCACTTATTCAGAGCTGGAGTTGAGCCCAAATGGGAAGACCCTGAGTGTGCTAGTGGAGGCAAATGGACGGTCGCATCAAACAACGCCAAAAGGGCTAGTCTAGATGACATGTGGCTTGAAACt TTAATGGCTTTAATTGGAGAGCAATTTGATGATGCTAATGAGATCTGTGGAGTGGTCGCCAGTGTGCGCCAAAGGCAAGACAAGCTATCTTTGTGGACTAAGACTGCTGCCAATGAAGCACTTCAG ATGGGCATTGGAAGGAAGTGGAAGGAGATCATTGATGTCACAGATAAAATCTCTTACAGCTTCCAT GATGATTCAAAGAGAGAAAGATCGGCCAAAAGTCGTTACAACGTGTGA
- the LOC140876124 gene encoding actin-related protein 2/3 complex subunit 2B: protein MACFGRASPALKEILLKVYRSERPLEIDHQMHEFGDVRYHIQCSALDPFYMYLSISTPVPQLSPELPKNTLEMVKGICPNVIEIIEPPREGYQLTLKLNFSRVPKSKASVRMITEISSVQALIMSSQLKEILRNADLHERSRGTYRPIKLVYHPREPFFVIKGVEKITTILPMHFKEETDAIIATSFFQELMDAGHSGVCAKAPRCVWSPIPPPELRGEPIEDLSTSGGFVSFEITSRHVEGKKLDKTAWNLLNFRAFVKYHVKSTRSFIQRRMRTRLGSLVQRLQNVGIKEDRQIAMKKSKRYKCMRKWISFSKQSLLERKRNFSKKVGRIKIRGFDHFRRRWLTVPKFSGMKRYTRLD from the exons ATGGCATGTTTTGGAAGGGCATCACCAGCACTGAAAGAAATTCTTCTCAAAGTGTACAG ATCAGAAAGGCCACTGGAGATAGATCATCAAATGCATGAATTTGGGGACGTACGGTACCATATTCAG TGCTCGGCGTTGGATCCCTTTTATATGTATTTATCAATTTCAACGCCGGTTCCGCAACTCTCGCCGGAGCTTCCAAAAAACACACTAGAAATGGTTAAGGGAATCTGTCCTAATGTGATAGAAATCATCGAACCTCCAAGAGAAGGGTATCAATTAACTCTGAAGCTAAACTTTAGCAGAGTCCCAAAGAGTAAAG CCTCAGTGAGGATGATAACAGAGATTTCTTCAGTCCAAGCATTGATCATGAGCTCTCAACTCAAGGAAATATTAAGGAATGCTGATTTGCACGAAAGATCTCGAGGGACGTATCGACCGATCAAACTCGTCTATCATCCTAGAGAGCCCTTTTTTGTCATCAAAGGG GTAGAAAAGATCACCACAATATTGCCAATGCACTTCAAGGAAGAAACAGATGCAATCATTGCAACATCCTTCTTTCAG GAACTTATGGACGCGGGACACTCAGGAGTGTGTGCTAAGGCTCCTCGTTGCGTTTGGTCCCCTATCCCACCTCCAGAGTTGAGAGGAGAGCCTATTGAAGACCTCAGCACCAGTGgtggatttgtttcttttg AAATCACTTCTCGGCATGTAGAAGGGAAGAAACTGGACAAGACAGCGTGGAACTTACTGAACTTCCGTGCATTTGTGAAATATCATGTGAAG AGTACACGAAGCTTCATACAGAGAAGGATGAGAACGCGTCTCGGAAGCTTGGTTCAG CGCTTGCAAAACGTGGGAATCAAAGAAGATCGACAGATCGCTATGAAGAAGTCCAAAA GATATAAATGCATGAGAAAATGGATAAGTTTCTCAAAACAGAGCCTCCTAGAAAGAAAACGCAACTTCAGCAAAAAGGTCGGGAGAATCAAAATCCGTGGCTTCGACCATTTTCGGAGACGTTGGCTGACAGTACCCAAGTTTTCTGGGATGAAAAGATACACAAGATTGGATTAG